From one Deltaproteobacteria bacterium genomic stretch:
- a CDS encoding NAD-dependent epimerase/dehydratase family protein — MKILITGGGGFVGSHLSEAFLARGDDVSILDTGTVAKVRHLMGKPGFHYIRDSIFNVEILEGLIARADLVYHLAAVVGVEYYVGDPYEVLNVNVNGTQNVLKLAFKHGKKVVFGSTSEVYGRNPKVPWREDDDRLLGSTRIDRWCYSTSKAVGEHFCFAYHKMGLPVTITRYFNVYGPRLDRLDVGRIITIFMGQVLRNEPLTVIGDGKQTRCFTYVDDAVQATIAAGTAPNTEGDVFNIGTAVETTILELAETMIAIGRSSSTIKFVTQESVYGTSYEDIPRRVPDNTKMHEVLGVKAETTLADGLRKTIEWFRTTQT; from the coding sequence ATGAAAATTCTCATTACCGGGGGCGGCGGCTTCGTCGGCTCACATTTGTCCGAAGCCTTTCTCGCCCGCGGCGACGATGTCAGCATTCTCGACACCGGCACCGTCGCCAAAGTGCGTCACCTGATGGGCAAGCCGGGCTTTCACTACATCCGCGACAGCATCTTCAACGTCGAGATCCTCGAAGGACTGATTGCCCGCGCCGATCTCGTCTACCACCTCGCGGCGGTGGTCGGCGTCGAGTACTACGTCGGCGATCCCTACGAAGTGCTCAACGTCAACGTGAACGGCACGCAGAACGTTCTGAAGCTGGCGTTCAAGCACGGCAAGAAGGTGGTGTTCGGCTCGACCTCGGAAGTCTACGGGCGCAATCCGAAAGTGCCGTGGCGCGAGGATGACGACCGCTTGCTCGGGTCGACCCGCATCGATCGCTGGTGCTACTCGACCTCGAAGGCGGTTGGCGAACACTTCTGCTTCGCCTATCACAAGATGGGGTTGCCGGTGACGATCACGCGCTACTTCAACGTCTACGGTCCGCGCCTCGACCGCCTCGACGTCGGCCGCATCATCACCATCTTCATGGGGCAGGTGCTGCGCAACGAGCCGCTGACGGTGATCGGCGACGGCAAGCAGACGCGCTGCTTCACCTACGTCGACGACGCGGTCCAGGCCACCATTGCAGCCGGCACCGCCCCCAACACCGAAGGCGACGTGTTCAACATTGGCACCGCGGTCGAGACCACAATCCTGGAATTGGCCGAGACGATGATCGCGATCGGCCGCTCGTCGTCGACCATCAAGTTCGTTACGCAGGAGTCGGTCTACGGCACCAGTTACGAGGACATCCCGCGCCGGGTGCCCGATAACACCAAGATGCACGAGGTGCTCGGCGTGAAGGCGGAGACCACGCTGGCCGATGGCTTGCGCAAAACCATCGAGTGGTTCCGCACGACGCAGACCTGA
- a CDS encoding Smr/MutS family protein translates to MAGVRQLGERERARVDVPPPASAARAVVSADAEAFAELSELVAGTGHFDISDSDEHVEGIADGVDPRLLKRLRAGEFAYQAHLDLHGLTAAEARVAVDRFLFASHQAGQRCVLIIHGRGLNSKDHVPVLKQRVATWLARGRWSRFILAFASARACDGGAGALYVLLRRDRKAKRAVHVLNGAKW, encoded by the coding sequence ATGGCCGGCGTTCGGCAACTCGGCGAGCGCGAACGCGCGCGTGTTGATGTCCCACCCCCGGCGTCGGCTGCCCGCGCGGTTGTCAGTGCCGACGCGGAAGCTTTCGCGGAGTTGTCGGAACTGGTGGCCGGCACCGGTCACTTCGACATCAGCGACAGCGATGAACACGTGGAGGGGATCGCAGACGGTGTCGACCCGCGGTTACTCAAGCGGCTGCGCGCCGGGGAGTTCGCGTATCAAGCGCACCTCGATCTGCACGGCCTCACCGCCGCTGAGGCGCGCGTCGCTGTCGATCGCTTCCTGTTCGCATCGCATCAAGCGGGGCAGCGCTGCGTGTTGATCATTCACGGCCGCGGGCTCAACTCGAAGGATCACGTCCCGGTATTGAAGCAGCGCGTCGCCACTTGGCTGGCGCGTGGGCGGTGGTCACGATTCATCCTCGCCTTTGCCAGCGCCCGCGCGTGCGACGGCGGTGCCGGTGCGCTGTATGTTCTGCTGCGCCGCGACCGCAAGGCCAAGCGGGCGGTGCACGTACTGAACGGCGCGAAATGGTGA
- a CDS encoding S-isoprenylcysteine methyltransferase, which yields MSITPESRANAAPPASGAVQSIGRFVFRFRDYLAPTGLVVILLLTHPEHLFGSKVANMWADLLGLLLCLTGQIVRVTVIGYAYIVRGGANKQLHAPTLVCEGFYAHSRNPMYLGNFLLLTGLAVIYNSRWVYAFALPAYLGGILSIIRAEESFLHEKFGTDYTDYCRRVNRFWPRLHGLRETLAPMTFDWKRVLRKEYGTTFAWTSAAIAMLIWERLVHFGYHAEAGKIMFLALAYVPILVAYGTVRWLKKTHRLDS from the coding sequence ATGAGCATTACTCCCGAATCGCGGGCCAACGCGGCGCCACCGGCGAGCGGCGCCGTGCAAAGCATCGGCCGCTTTGTCTTTCGCTTCCGCGACTACTTGGCGCCGACCGGGCTCGTCGTGATCTTGCTGCTCACTCACCCGGAACACCTCTTCGGTAGCAAGGTGGCCAACATGTGGGCCGACCTGTTGGGGCTGCTGCTGTGTCTGACCGGCCAAATCGTGCGCGTCACCGTGATCGGCTACGCCTACATCGTGCGCGGCGGCGCGAACAAGCAACTGCACGCGCCCACGCTGGTGTGCGAGGGCTTCTACGCGCACAGTCGCAATCCGATGTATCTGGGCAACTTCCTGCTGCTCACCGGCTTGGCAGTCATCTACAACTCGCGCTGGGTCTATGCCTTCGCGCTGCCGGCCTACCTCGGCGGCATTCTGTCGATCATCCGGGCGGAGGAGTCTTTTCTGCACGAGAAGTTCGGGACGGACTATACCGACTATTGCCGGCGGGTGAATCGATTCTGGCCCCGACTTCACGGGCTGCGGGAGACCCTCGCGCCCATGACGTTCGATTGGAAGCGGGTGTTGCGCAAAGAATACGGCACTACCTTCGCCTGGACGTCGGCCGCGATCGCCATGTTGATCTGGGAACGGCTGGTCCATTTCGGCTACCACGCCGAGGCGGGGAAAATCATGTTCCTGGCGCTCGCTTACGTGCCGATACTCGTCGCGTACGGCACCGTGCGCTGGCTCAAAAAAACGCACCGGTTGGATTCTTGA
- a CDS encoding CoA transferase, whose protein sequence is MSGPLTGLRVLDLTRYLAGPYCTMLLGDMGAEVIKIEPPAGARAFAQTARGTDSYFFLSANRNKRSVTLDVRRDEGKPVFRRLVAAADVVVENFRPSVMPRLGLGYGDLATLNPRLVYCGISGFGATGPYAERPGFDQIAQGMSGLMSVTGTAESGPLRVGIAIGDLLAGTFAAWGITLALYQRTQSGRGQEVTTSLLEALVGVLSWSAGMYFDSGQPPPPAGNHHPLASPYGVFQARDRAFNIACGNERQWQQLCRALDCPALLDDPRFREPGGRVKNRAALTALLNERLATHDAAAWVVLLNQHNVPCGPINNIAEVFADPQIHARAMLVELLHPILGTFKTTGIPVKLSTTPGAVASLPPTLGADTDDVLATLGYSGDEIRALRAAGTI, encoded by the coding sequence ATGTCGGGACCACTCACGGGTCTTCGCGTCCTCGATCTGACCCGCTATCTCGCCGGGCCGTACTGCACGATGTTGCTCGGCGACATGGGCGCTGAGGTGATCAAGATCGAGCCGCCCGCTGGTGCCCGCGCGTTTGCGCAAACCGCGCGCGGCACCGATAGCTACTTTTTTCTCTCCGCCAATCGCAACAAGCGCAGCGTCACGCTCGACGTCAGGCGTGACGAGGGGAAACCGGTCTTCCGTCGATTGGTAGCCGCCGCCGACGTTGTCGTCGAAAATTTCCGGCCGTCGGTCATGCCGCGACTCGGGTTGGGCTATGGCGATCTCGCCACACTCAATCCGCGGCTGGTGTACTGTGGGATCTCCGGCTTCGGCGCCACCGGTCCGTACGCGGAACGACCGGGCTTCGATCAGATCGCGCAGGGCATGTCGGGTCTGATGAGTGTGACCGGCACTGCGGAGAGCGGCCCGCTGCGCGTTGGCATCGCCATCGGCGATTTGCTCGCCGGCACCTTTGCGGCGTGGGGGATCACGCTCGCGCTCTACCAGCGCACGCAGTCGGGCCGCGGTCAGGAAGTCACCACCTCCCTGCTCGAAGCGCTGGTTGGCGTGCTGTCGTGGAGTGCCGGAATGTACTTCGACAGTGGTCAGCCACCGCCGCCGGCCGGCAATCATCATCCGCTGGCATCGCCGTACGGCGTGTTTCAGGCACGCGATCGCGCGTTCAACATCGCCTGCGGCAACGAGCGTCAATGGCAGCAACTGTGTCGCGCGCTCGATTGCCCCGCGCTGCTCGACGACCCGCGCTTCCGCGAGCCCGGCGGCCGAGTGAAGAACCGCGCCGCGCTGACCGCGTTGCTCAACGAGCGTCTGGCGACCCACGATGCGGCCGCGTGGGTGGTCCTGCTCAATCAACACAACGTGCCATGCGGCCCGATCAACAACATCGCCGAGGTCTTCGCCGATCCGCAGATCCACGCCCGTGCGATGCTCGTCGAGTTGCTCCATCCCATACTTGGGACCTTCAAGACGACGGGCATTCCGGTCAAACTCAGCACGACACCGGGCGCCGTCGCGTCTCTGCCGCCGACACTTGGTGCCGACACCGACGACGTGTTGGCGACACTAGGATATAGCGGCGACGAAATCCGCGCCTTGCGCGCGGCGGGCACCATTTAG
- a CDS encoding enoyl-CoA hydratase/isomerase family protein produces the protein MSTPTDELLVRREPPLAWVIVNRPQARNAMTRAVWQALAAQVNTLGQDAGVRVIIVRGAGIDAFISGADISEFPAIRANAAMTADYDRDTAAAWQAITAAPQPVIAMINGLCFGGGCAVALACDLRVAADHARIAIPAARLGLAYPLDAIERLIHVVGSSAAADILLSTRTIDAAEALRIGFVSHVVPHAECEEWTRDYALRMAANAPLTLAAHKLAIQESLKPPSARDTAAIRAAAVRCFNSADYQEGITAFLAKRTPRFEGK, from the coding sequence ATGAGTACTCCAACCGACGAGCTCCTGGTGCGGCGTGAGCCGCCGCTGGCGTGGGTGATTGTCAACCGACCGCAGGCGCGCAATGCCATGACTCGTGCGGTGTGGCAGGCGCTTGCGGCGCAGGTGAACACGCTCGGGCAGGATGCGGGCGTGCGAGTCATCATCGTCCGCGGCGCCGGCATCGACGCGTTCATCTCCGGCGCCGACATCTCGGAGTTCCCGGCGATCCGCGCCAACGCCGCGATGACCGCCGACTACGATCGCGATACCGCCGCCGCGTGGCAGGCGATCACGGCAGCACCGCAACCGGTGATTGCGATGATCAACGGGCTGTGCTTCGGCGGCGGCTGCGCGGTGGCGCTGGCGTGCGACCTGCGCGTCGCCGCCGATCACGCGCGCATCGCCATCCCCGCCGCGCGCTTGGGCTTGGCGTATCCGCTCGACGCCATCGAGCGCTTGATCCACGTCGTCGGCTCGAGCGCCGCCGCTGACATCCTGCTATCGACCCGTACGATCGACGCGGCGGAGGCGCTGCGCATCGGTTTTGTCAGCCACGTGGTGCCACACGCGGAATGCGAAGAGTGGACCCGCGATTACGCGCTGCGCATGGCCGCGAACGCGCCGCTGACGCTGGCCGCCCACAAACTCGCGATTCAAGAATCGCTCAAGCCGCCGAGCGCTCGCGACACTGCCGCGATCCGCGCTGCCGCCGTGCGCTGCTTCAACAGCGCCGACTACCAAGAAGGCATCACCGCGTTTCTGGCGAAGCGCACGCCGCGGTTTGAAGGAAAGTGA
- the cmoA gene encoding carboxy-S-adenosyl-L-methionine synthase CmoA: MAKDKLYAVPRPLVTDFTFSADTAAVFDEMLIRSVPFYTEVQRMISEIVGDFAVSGSNIYDLGCSTGATFRMLQSIEQDVNFIGIDSSADMLERAAEELRQANFTRRHELRRQDMHEGLHLENASVVIMNLTLQFVRPLFRERVMQAIFDGMNHQGCLILVEKVLAEESLMNRLFIKYYYDLKRRNGYSDIEISQKREALENVLIPYHLRENELLLRNAGFRCTEVFFKWYNFCGLLALK, from the coding sequence ATGGCCAAAGACAAATTGTACGCCGTCCCGCGCCCGCTGGTGACGGATTTCACCTTCAGCGCCGACACCGCTGCGGTGTTCGACGAGATGCTGATCCGTTCGGTACCCTTCTACACCGAGGTCCAGCGCATGATCAGCGAGATCGTCGGCGACTTCGCGGTGAGCGGCAGCAACATCTACGACTTGGGCTGCTCGACGGGCGCCACTTTTCGCATGCTCCAGTCGATCGAGCAGGACGTAAACTTCATCGGCATCGACTCCTCCGCCGACATGCTCGAGCGCGCCGCGGAAGAACTGCGCCAGGCGAATTTCACTCGCCGCCACGAATTGCGCCGCCAGGATATGCACGAGGGGCTGCACCTCGAGAACGCCTCGGTCGTCATCATGAACCTCACCCTGCAGTTCGTGCGCCCGTTGTTTCGCGAGCGCGTGATGCAAGCGATCTTCGACGGGATGAACCATCAGGGCTGCCTCATCTTGGTCGAGAAAGTGTTGGCGGAGGAGTCGCTGATGAACCGGCTGTTCATCAAGTACTACTACGATTTGAAGCGGCGCAACGGCTACTCGGACATCGAGATTTCACAGAAGCGCGAGGCGCTTGAGAACGTTTTGATTCCGTATCACCTACGCGAGAACGAACTCTTGCTGCGCAATGCCGGCTTCCGCTGCACGGAAGTATTCTTCAAGTGGTACAACTTCTGCGGCCTGCTGGCACTGAAATGA
- a CDS encoding glycosyltransferase, translated as MDAPPETTPAAIDVSVVIPIYNEVANLETLHTRLVQSMRELGRSYEIWYVDDGSSDGSLEALTRISASDAHVGIIELTRNFGQHAAVLAGFAAARGEIIVTLDGDLQNPPEEIPRLVAKIDEGFEVVGGWREARQDPTFRKLASRAINELTSRTVGVKMKDYGCMLRAYRRAVVRQIIDCDERSSFIPALANSIAKRTAEIEVGHADRFSGTSKYGLLKLMRLSFDLMTGFSLLPIQIVSLAGLIVSFAGVGFGVFLLIRRFFVGPESEGVFTLFAILFVFIGVLIFAVGLVGEYVGRIYLEVRRRPTYRIRTIHRL; from the coding sequence ATGGACGCACCTCCCGAGACGACGCCCGCCGCGATCGACGTGTCGGTGGTGATCCCGATCTACAATGAGGTGGCGAACCTCGAGACGCTGCACACTCGGCTGGTGCAGTCGATGCGCGAACTCGGGCGGTCGTACGAGATCTGGTACGTCGATGACGGCAGCTCCGACGGTTCGCTCGAGGCGCTCACGCGCATCAGCGCGAGCGATGCGCACGTCGGCATCATCGAGCTGACGCGCAACTTCGGCCAGCATGCCGCTGTGCTCGCCGGCTTTGCCGCCGCGCGCGGCGAGATCATCGTCACGCTCGACGGCGACCTGCAGAATCCGCCCGAAGAAATTCCTCGGCTGGTGGCGAAGATCGACGAGGGGTTCGAGGTCGTTGGTGGCTGGCGGGAGGCGCGTCAGGACCCGACCTTCCGCAAACTGGCGTCGCGCGCGATCAACGAACTGACCTCGCGCACGGTCGGCGTCAAAATGAAGGACTACGGCTGCATGCTGCGCGCCTATCGGCGCGCGGTGGTGCGTCAGATCATCGATTGCGACGAGCGATCGAGTTTCATCCCGGCGCTCGCCAACTCGATCGCCAAGCGCACGGCGGAGATCGAGGTCGGGCATGCCGACCGCTTCAGCGGCACGTCGAAGTACGGGCTGCTCAAGCTCATGCGCCTGTCGTTCGATTTGATGACCGGCTTTTCGCTGTTGCCGATCCAGATCGTGAGTCTGGCGGGATTGATTGTCTCCTTCGCCGGCGTCGGCTTCGGTGTGTTCCTGCTAATCCGCCGCTTCTTCGTCGGGCCGGAAAGCGAGGGCGTGTTCACGCTGTTCGCCATTCTGTTCGTGTTCATCGGCGTGCTGATTTTCGCGGTGGGACTGGTTGGCGAATACGTCGGACGAATTTATCTCGAAGTGCGCCGCCGTCCGACCTATCGGATCCGCACGATTCATCGGCTCTAA
- a CDS encoding formyltransferase, with amino-acid sequence MRAVVFAYHDIGYVCLEELLRGGATVAAVFTHDDDPGEEVWFRSARVLAASHGIPVFAPDNVNAPEWIARVRGWAPDFIFSFYYRKLLGAELLALAPRGALNLHGSLLPRYRGRCPVNWVLIHGERETGVTLHYMEVKPDRGDIVAQRAVPIGDDDTALTLFRKLTEAAAVLMRDTYPLLRDGRAPRIPQDHRAASYFGGRKPDDGRIVWGADAATIRNLVRAVTHPYPGAFGIWRGRKLFVWEAQRVEAPAVDRGGAVPRPGQVLAVEAGAHGGIVVQTGGGVLRLTRVQLESEAHEHSASDGARRYDITEGALLT; translated from the coding sequence ATGCGCGCGGTAGTCTTCGCCTATCACGACATCGGCTACGTTTGCCTGGAGGAACTACTGCGAGGCGGCGCCACGGTGGCGGCCGTGTTTACCCACGATGACGATCCCGGCGAAGAAGTCTGGTTCCGCTCGGCGCGCGTGCTCGCCGCGTCGCACGGCATCCCGGTGTTCGCGCCCGACAATGTCAACGCGCCCGAGTGGATCGCGCGCGTACGCGGCTGGGCGCCGGATTTCATCTTCTCCTTCTACTATCGCAAACTGCTGGGCGCCGAGTTGCTGGCGCTGGCGCCGCGCGGGGCGCTCAATCTGCACGGCTCGCTGCTGCCGCGCTACCGCGGCCGCTGTCCGGTCAACTGGGTGTTGATCCACGGCGAGCGCGAGACCGGTGTGACCCTTCATTATATGGAGGTGAAACCGGATCGCGGTGACATCGTCGCGCAACGCGCCGTGCCGATCGGCGACGACGACACTGCCCTGACGCTGTTTCGCAAGCTCACCGAGGCGGCGGCCGTGTTGATGCGCGACACCTACCCGTTGCTGCGCGACGGCCGCGCCCCGCGCATCCCACAAGACCATCGTGCGGCCAGCTACTTCGGCGGCCGCAAGCCCGACGATGGCCGCATCGTGTGGGGCGCGGACGCCGCCACGATCCGCAATCTCGTGCGCGCGGTAACCCACCCCTATCCCGGCGCCTTCGGCATCTGGCGCGGGCGCAAACTGTTCGTTTGGGAGGCGCAGCGCGTTGAAGCGCCGGCCGTCGACCGCGGTGGCGCGGTGCCGCGCCCCGGACAAGTGCTGGCGGTCGAGGCTGGCGCGCACGGCGGGATTGTGGTCCAAACCGGCGGCGGGGTGCTGCGGCTGACCCGCGTGCAGTTGGAGAGCGAAGCACACGAGCACTCGGCGAGCGATGGGGCGCGCCGCTACGACATTACCGAAGGAGCGCTGCTGACATGA
- a CDS encoding polysaccharide deacetylase family protein — protein MQRGVPALLALFERLDVRASFFISCGPDHSGRAIRRVFHPGFVRKMRRTNAVGMYGWRTVLYGTLLPGPQIARAFPEIMRAVEAAGHEVGVHGYDHVYWHDRLARLPLAAVRAEFRRGCDVYAEILGHPARSFAAPGWQCTANSLTCFDEAALLYHSCTRGAAPYRPRVDGHVFATPEIPSTWPTLDETYGEVATTTPELVRHYLGCVHAGLNVHTIHAEMEGMPHLDLFRALLTAVKRDVQFVRLDAEAKQLRAPELPIHDLVARPLAGRHGTVATQQ, from the coding sequence ATGCAGCGCGGAGTGCCCGCGCTGTTGGCGCTGTTCGAGCGCCTCGACGTGCGCGCGTCGTTCTTCATCTCGTGCGGTCCGGATCACTCCGGGCGCGCCATTCGGCGGGTGTTCCATCCCGGGTTTGTACGCAAGATGCGCCGCACCAACGCGGTCGGTATGTACGGCTGGCGTACGGTGCTGTACGGCACGTTGCTGCCGGGGCCGCAGATCGCGCGCGCGTTCCCCGAGATCATGCGCGCAGTGGAGGCGGCCGGACACGAGGTCGGGGTCCACGGCTACGATCACGTCTATTGGCACGATCGTCTCGCCCGCCTTCCGCTGGCTGCGGTGCGCGCCGAGTTTCGGCGCGGCTGCGATGTCTACGCAGAGATTCTCGGTCACCCGGCGCGTTCGTTCGCCGCGCCCGGATGGCAATGCACGGCGAACAGCCTGACCTGCTTCGATGAAGCTGCGCTGCTCTATCACAGTTGCACGCGCGGCGCGGCGCCGTACCGGCCGCGCGTCGACGGCCATGTCTTTGCGACGCCGGAGATCCCGAGTACCTGGCCGACGCTGGATGAAACCTACGGCGAAGTCGCGACCACGACTCCCGAACTGGTGCGTCACTATTTGGGATGCGTGCACGCGGGCCTCAACGTCCACACGATTCATGCGGAGATGGAGGGGATGCCGCACCTCGACTTGTTCAGGGCGCTGCTCACCGCGGTCAAGCGCGACGTCCAGTTCGTGCGCCTAGACGCGGAGGCGAAGCAGCTGCGCGCCCCCGAGTTGCCGATCCACGACCTCGTCGCGCGCCCGCTCGCCGGCCGGCACGGAACGGTTGCGACCCAACAATGA